The DNA region TTTTACCTCCAACAGAAGCATCTACTTGTGCTAAAAGAGTAGTGGGGATTTGGATGAAACGAACTCCTCTTTGATAAATAGATGCTGAGAAACCAGTTAAATCACCTACTACACCTCCACCTAATGCAATTAGTGTAGTATCCCTAGAATGTTTTTTTTCAAGCAATGCAGAAATAACCATTTCTATTTCATTTAATGTTTTAAATTGTTCACCATCTGAAATAATTACTTGATCTACTTTTATCCCAGATTTTCTCAATTGAAAAAATACTTTATCTTTTAACAAATTAGCTAATGTTTTATTTGTTACTAACATAGCTTGATTTCCTGGTTTTAAAGGAAAAAAAATATTATCTTCTTCAATAATGCCAGAACCAATAGTAATCGGATAACTACGTTCTCCTAAAATAACTTTTAATTGTTCCATAATTATTATACTCTAATAATGTATTATAAATATTTATTAATACTATAATTTTTCTAATAAACGAATTATATTATTTGCAACAGATTTAGCACTTTGAATATCAGTTTGAATTTTAAAATCGGCTATTTCTTCATATAGTGGATTTCTTTCTAAAGCTAAATTTTCTAAAATAGTTTTATTGGATACATTTGTTTGTAGTAATGGTCTTTTTTTATCTCTTTTTGTTCGTGATAACTGTTTTTCAATAGTTGTTTCTAAGTATACAACAATACCTCGAGCAGATAATATATTTCTATTTTCCTTAAATTGTATTGATCCTCCACCGGTCGCAAGAACAATTCCTTGTTTTTGTGTAATTTCATTAATAACTTTAACTTCTCTTTCTCGAAAACCATTTTCACCTTCAACGTCAAATACCCAGCTTATGTTAGCTCCAGTACGTCTTTCGATTTCTTCATCGGAATCAAAAAATTCCATATTAAGTTGTTGCGACAATTGACGACCAATAGTACTTTTACCAGCACCCATAGGTCCAATTAAAAAGATATTTCGTTTTTCTGTCATATTTTTATTACTAAAATAATTTATTAAACATATTAATGTTAATAAGATATAAAACGTTAAAAATAGAATAATTAAATTTAAATTATATTACTCTTTAATTTTTTAAATAAAAAATATTTAATAAATATTCTAAATTTAAACACCTAGAACATTTGCAAAAAAAATTAAAATCTTCTTAGATATTTCATAAATTAATTTAATCCTTATATTTAATTAAGTATTTTAAAAAAAAATTATATTTAAATAATTTTAATATAATTTACAACTAAAAAGTATATTCTATCAGAGTAAAGATTATTTTTTCTATATTTCTTTATAATTTTATAACAAATATTTTTATACATTTGACAAATTAAAAACTTGACGTAATTTATTTTTTCAGATTAAATATAACAAATATTTTTTAAGTTTTTTAAAGGTGAGGTGTCCGAGAGGCTTAAGGAACACGCCTGGAAAGCGTGTATATGGAAACGTATCAAGGGTTCGAATCCCTTTCTCACCAAAAAAATAATTAAATTAATAAAGCAGTTTCTAAAGATAAAAGAATCATATTATCAAAACTAGATTCTCTATCTTTTGATGAAACAGATTCTTTTTTTAAAATATGATCAGAAACTGTGCAAATAGATAATGCTTGTGCTTTAAATTCAGCTGCAACAGAATATATTCCTGCTGTCTCCATATCTATTCCTACAATATTATAATGTTTTAAAATATTTAACATATCTTGATCAGTATAAAATGAATCAGTAGTAAAAAAATTTCCAATATGAAGTTTAAAGTTCATTTTTTTTGCAGCTAAGAACACATTATAAGTAATATTAAAATCTGCAATAGCTGCATAATCATGATTATGAAATCGTATTCTATTAAATTTTGAATCTGTAGAAGCACCTAATCCAATAACAATATCACGTAATTTTATATCATCTCGTATAGCACCACAAGTTCCTATACGAATAATTTTTTTGATATTGTACTCTGTTATTAACTCTCTTACATAAAGAGCAGCAGAAGGTATTCCTATTCCATGACTCATAACAGAAATTTTTTTATTTTTATAATATCCTGTATAAGCTAACATTAATCGTGTTTTATTAATTTGTTTAAAATCATTTAAATAATTTTCAGCAATATATTTTGCTCGGATAGGATCTCCAGGCATTAAAATAATATCTGAAAAGTCACTTTTTTTACTATTAATATGAAAAGTAGACACTTATTTTTTCCTTATTTTGAAAACGAATATTTTTAAAACATATGTTTACCATATTTCATTTCTGATAATGCAAAATATTTTGAAATTGTTTGGCCTATGTCAGCAAAGGTTTTCCGATGACCTAAAAAATTTATTTTTTTACCAGGAGAATACATTAGTATAGGAATATTTTCTCTAGTATGATCTGTTCCTATCCATGTGGGATCGCATCCATGATCTGCAGTAATAATAAGTAAATCTTTTTCTTTAACTAAATTAATCATATTTAATAACTGACTATCAAAAAACTCTAAACCCTTTGCATATCCAGCAACATCACGACGATGCCCCCAAATAGAATCAAAATCAACAAAATTAGTAAATATAATAGTATTATTTTTAGCACATTTCATTTCATTTATAGTTGTATTACATAATTCTTCTAATCCAAAGGATTTTATACTTTTACTAATACCTATACCTGCATAAATATCTGAAACTTTTCCTATTGCAATGACTTTGCCTTGCTTCTCAAGTATTAATTTTTCCATAACAGTCATAGAAGGAGGTTTGATAGATAAATCTAATCTATTTCCTGTTCTTTCGAAATTAAATTTATTAGTTCCAATAAACGGACGAGCAATAACTCGTGCTATTTTATATTTATTCTTATTTAATAAAGTACGAATAACTTGACATAATTTATAGAGATTAGATAAACCAAATATATCTTCATGACACGCTATTTGAACAACAGAATCTGATGATGTATATAAAATTGGTTTTCCTGTTTTTATATGTTTTTCGCCTAATCTTTTAATTATTTCTGTTCCCGATGCATGACAGTTACCAAGAAAACCAGGTAATTCAAAATGTTTTATAATTTCATTTATTAAAATATTTGGAAATGTATTATTAACTTTTTTGAAATAATACCAATTATCTAAAACTGGAACTCCTGCTATTTCCCAATGCCCAGAAGTAGTATCTTTCCCTGAAGAAATTTCACTAGCAAAACCATAACTAGCAATAATTTCAGATTGGTTTATCAAATCATGATAACCTAATGGATATTTTCCTGTTGAAGCTTTATACGCTTGTACTATCCCTAATTTTTTTAAATTAGGTATCTTTAAACAACCCTCTCGTTCTTTATTAGCTTCTCCTAAAAAACATTTCTCCACTATATGCCCGAATGTATCAGCACCATAATCGTTAAATTTACTAGCATCAATACTTGATCCTATTCCAAAAGAATCTAAAACCATCAAAAAAACACGTTTCATTTTTTTAAATACCTAAAAAATAAATTAAAATATATTTATATTTACT from Buchnera aphidicola (Aphis helianthi) includes:
- the deoD gene encoding purine-nucleoside phosphorylase; the protein is MSTFHINSKKSDFSDIILMPGDPIRAKYIAENYLNDFKQINKTRLMLAYTGYYKNKKISVMSHGIGIPSAALYVRELITEYNIKKIIRIGTCGAIRDDIKLRDIVIGLGASTDSKFNRIRFHNHDYAAIADFNITYNVFLAAKKMNFKLHIGNFFTTDSFYTDQDMLNILKHYNIVGIDMETAGIYSVAAEFKAQALSICTVSDHILKKESVSSKDRESSFDNMILLSLETALLI
- a CDS encoding phosphopentomutase; translated protein: MKRVFLMVLDSFGIGSSIDASKFNDYGADTFGHIVEKCFLGEANKEREGCLKIPNLKKLGIVQAYKASTGKYPLGYHDLINQSEIIASYGFASEISSGKDTTSGHWEIAGVPVLDNWYYFKKVNNTFPNILINEIIKHFELPGFLGNCHASGTEIIKRLGEKHIKTGKPILYTSSDSVVQIACHEDIFGLSNLYKLCQVIRTLLNKNKYKIARVIARPFIGTNKFNFERTGNRLDLSIKPPSMTVMEKLILEKQGKVIAIGKVSDIYAGIGISKSIKSFGLEELCNTTINEMKCAKNNTIIFTNFVDFDSIWGHRRDVAGYAKGLEFFDSQLLNMINLVKEKDLLIITADHGCDPTWIGTDHTRENIPILMYSPGKKINFLGHRKTFADIGQTISKYFALSEMKYGKHMF
- the aroK gene encoding shikimate kinase AroK, which gives rise to MTEKRNIFLIGPMGAGKSTIGRQLSQQLNMEFFDSDEEIERRTGANISWVFDVEGENGFREREVKVINEITQKQGIVLATGGGSIQFKENRNILSARGIVVYLETTIEKQLSRTKRDKKRPLLQTNVSNKTILENLALERNPLYEEIADFKIQTDIQSAKSVANNIIRLLEKL